The following nucleotide sequence is from Hyla sarda isolate aHylSar1 chromosome 1 unlocalized genomic scaffold, aHylSar1.hap1 SUPER_1_unloc_13, whole genome shotgun sequence.
aaacaggattagatacattcctggaacaaaataagattaatgcttatgcagaattataaaatcccatcccttccccaatatcgccccacacccctaccccttaattccctggttgaacttgatggacatatgtcttttttcgaccgtactaactatgtaactatgtaactaactatgtaacctggaggatcgttttaaacaaaaagtgtatcccaaaccccttatacaaggagcacgccagagagtggacgaattagaacaaagtgcttgcttggaaaataataaacagggtaatgcagagggaggTTATAATGATTCTGGTTTTgtaacgtatatactcgagtataaaccgacccgaatataagccgaggcccctaatttcacccccaaaaaaataaaaataaataaatgaatgtatgctgggagttgttgttttgaaacctctggaggtccgcaggttgaagaccactgcggccttcatcatcaccccccccttaatcatcatccccctccctttcatcatcaccgcctgtcaatcccttcatcagtggtcttcaacctgcggacctccagatgttgcagaaccacaactcccagcatacccagacagctatcggctgtccgggcatgctgggagttgtagttttgaaacctctggaggtccgcaggttgaagaccactgtggcctttttgttttgtactcacctcccctcggcaggaagttagggtgagctggtcctagtgatgttgccttgacgacgacgcacagggacgttgcgcatgaagagggccctccggtgaaaatagacagcccggaatgactatccctccccaccggatggtccctgcagcatagatggcccggaccagctcaccctaactgggggaggtgagtacaaaacaaaagagggggggggggggcctggatgatgacgaaggccgaagtggtcttcaacctgcggacctccagatgtttcaaaactacaacacccagcatgcccagacagccgatggctgtctgggcatgctgggagttgtagttttacaacatctggaggtccgcaggttgaagaccactgaaaagggattgacaggcggagagatcactcgagtataagccgaggggggcgttttaagcaagaaaaatggtgctgaaaaactcggcttatactcgagtatatacggtaggtattacacatcacacaccaatatttttcttttatgttttttattttttttgtataggtaatatcaccagctcatattattttttttgtataggtaatattaccagctcatattatttttttttatggtttttccgtgtcctgtgcagtatctctcccagaagtccacttgatggcccacgtggtggtctacaccccgaagtcatcaattcttactctaagagagagtttgcagctgttcctggagacggttaacattaacctctgcatggtggaataataggtcacgatgtttatcaggatcagtagaagcatcacccactcgatgattatggtggtgatttcacggatctcgtcccagtcttcatcatcatagaataattcctgtaatgttttatatccaaagtagaaaattgcgcaggtaaaagccaggccacagcaggtgcatctactatggtggatgactttgtttgctcctggtaatttatacatctggatggactgcccaaggtagtataaggcttcacatgtaatggaaattatcgtgctgacaaagtgtatcctgggatattcttcgggggacaatacatgcataacagctgtaccaaaacaggaggcccacacaatggccagcaggatcctctggatcaggacctgatgacccctgaactcttcagtatgcataaccatatacttataaataagaaaggttagtaccaaagtgccaatggacgtccctatgaaaccaattctgaataatatgttttcgggaaagaaatttcccacgtcactgtgaaggaaaagaaaccaatgttattgtggatatttcctcactcccaacccatgaaataagaatcttgtgcttgtttatcttacctgatgtgcatcagtggcgaggcggcatggccgaggacgaccgtcacgatgtagctggtggcaagccaggccgcacaccaaaacgccaacagaagggggacgaaccccaaaccttttagctccatctcagtcaagaagaagaaatagaagttgctaatcgcactgtaacaatctacagaatgaaggctcgggcggctgtcagtggaatgtcaggactccagctgtctatgacatcacatgtctgatgtcacgatgactgcttgtttcttagagctgccatgatttagtatctgctatggacagaacctgatgtttctactatggaccttacagaccccagaacccaagtaattagtgcaggggctccattttgatcatctcatatttcacattatttgagttccagggctcggatacatttgcaccctctatagcagtggtctctaagctgtgaacccccaaccgctgcaaaaccacaactcccagcatgcccggacagcaactttgcataaggaaatagcctaattaaacttttcttatatatagactccccgacatctccaaggataagcctctaagggtctcgttcgatcttaatgttataccttttttcaataacatcgatgattccaaaatgtatgaatataggaataattccatataagatacaaaaagttagcatcctccatttctggaaaagtttctgagttgcccaaagcaaccaatcagattgcttctttaatttttcataggctttttcaagaataaaagaagcaatctgattggttgctatgggcaactgcataacttttcctctacacaggttttgatgaatctcccccatagagagagatttatcaaaacctgtccagtggaaaagctgctgagatgcccatagcaaccaatcagattgcttcttttattcttgaaaaagcctatgaaaaattaaagaagcgatctgattggttgctatgggcaactcagaaacttttcctctggacaggttttgggttttgataaatcttcctctctgggggagattcagcaaaaccagtgcagataaagagttgtgctgttgcccatagcaaccaatcagattgcttctttcatttttgaaaaggcctctgaaaaatgaaggaagcaatctgattggttgctatgggcaactcagaaacttttccatgaaagtaaagtttaaccacaaccaggggcggatccagagtttagtctcgggaggggcactattatagAATTTTgtattggcggacagaaaataaggtgtttcttaaccccttaaggacgcaaccctttttcaccttaaggactgggccctttttcgcaattctgaccaccgtcactttacgaattaataacgcgaaaaaacttttaccgaatattctgattctgagattgttttttcgtgacatattctattttattttggtggtaaatttttgcgttacttgcatccttttttggtgaaaaatccccaaatttaattaaaatttttaaaattttgcatttttctaactttgaagctctctacttgtaaggaaaattgatattcacaataaattttatttttcttcacaagtacaatatgttcactttatgttggcatcataaaatggacatatttttgctttttttttttaaattagagggcttcaaagtagagaagcaattttcaaaagggacagatgttacagaactacaactatttaaataaaaacaaaaaaaaaacgtatagggttccccgtattttcattctcagcacaataccatccaaacagcaacagcctgacgttaccagggtgggcggggaccattgttactggccctccccagcctaaataac
It contains:
- the LOC130297973 gene encoding DNA damage-regulated autophagy modulator protein 1-like, yielding MELKGLGFVPLLLAFWCAAWLATSYIVTVVLGHAASPLMHISDVGNFFPENILFRIGFIGTSIGTLVLTFLIYKYMVMHTEEFRGHQVLIQRILLAIVWASCFGTAVMHVLSPEEYPRIHFVSTIISITCEALYYLGQSIQMYKLPGANKVIHHSRCTCCGLAFTCAIFYFGYKTLQELFYDDEDWDEIREITTIIIEWVMLLLILINIVTYYSTMQRLMLTVSRNSCKLSLRVRIDDFGV